The Candidatus Zixiibacteriota bacterium genomic interval TACAGTTCGGCTGGGGGCAAGCTCGTTCAGAATGGATTCACGCTGATCGAGCTTGTCATGATTATAGTCGTGCTCGGAGTTCTCGCGGCTGTTGCGGTGCCTAAGCTCGGCGACGTTACCGAGAGTTCCAAGATTACGGCTACGCAGAAAGAGCTGGCGACGCTCAAGGTTGCCATTGCGGGCAACCCCGACGCAATCGCCGGGGGGAAATATGTCGACCGTGGATTTGAAGGCGACGTTGGCTTTGTACCGTCTCAGCTGCAGGACCTGGTCAGCAGGCCGGACTCCGTGTCCGCTTACAATAAGTTGACCGCGCTCGGCTGGAACGGCCCGTATATCGACAGCACCGACGGCAATTATCTGAAAGATGCCTGGAACGTAGCTTATGTCTACCAACCGGCAGGTCGGAGAATCATTTCCGTTGGTGGTTCTGACAGCATTATTGTTGGCTTTTAGACCGGGGTTTATATGCTCAAACTGGATTTTTGGTCAAAGAAGAAAAACCCGGAAGGTGTGCCTGGCAGCCCGCCCAAGCCTGCCAGGCCCGCCTTTTCTATGACCAAGATCCGTCCCAAGAACAGCCATTTCCTCGGCACAACCGTATCGTTTTGCGTCGACGAACACGCTATTCAGATGGCGGCCGTTCGTCACGTGGGTAAATCCCGCCAAGTGCTCGACATCAAGAAAGAGTATTTCCCGAGAGGACAGAACGATGACAAGGCCAGGAAAGAAAAGCTGCTTCGAGAGATCGGTGACTTTGCCTCCAAATACGGGGGGCGTCGCGCCAAAATAACCCTGGCGGTCTCCAGCAACGAAACGACCTTCCGAAGCTTCCTGATGCCCAGGATGAAAAAGCGCGAACTCGACTCGGCTGTTCAGTTTGAAGTAAAAAAACAAATCCCCTTCCCTGCTGCCGACTGTGTTTATGACTATCGCCCGGTCTTTAGCATCGAAAGAGATGACAATGTCCGCTACAAGATCGGCCTGCAGGCAGCCACCCGCAGATATATACAGGAACAGCTCGAGCCGTTCGAGATGCTCGGGTTACCCGTAGTGCAGATTTATCATACTCAGGACGTCATCGGTCAGTTTTTAAAACACATCCCGAAGTTTCATGAGGACAAAAGTTACACTCTTCTCAATATCGGGTTGAAGTCTACGGAGATTTCGTTCTATAAAGGAGCGAATCTCGAATTCTCTCACGCTACGGCCGTCAGTTCGAACATGCTTGGCGCTCAGCCGGAGATGACAAAGTATGAGTTTTTCGCGGAATTAATCTCCAACGAAATCCAGACTTCGCTCGACTACTACGCCGGCCAGTATTCGGTCAGTCTTCATGATAAAATTTATGTTTATGGCGATCTTGCCTACAGCTCGGAACTGCTGGAACTATTGAACGCCAAGAGCGGAATTGAGCTGGAACCTTTACCAGTCGCAAACCTCACCGATCTCAGCACCAGGGACGAACTTCAGTCCGAGATTTTCCCGGTCTGTTTGCCGGTTTTGGCCGCCTCGACCTGTCAGATCGCCTTGGCCAACCTTCTCCCCCCTGAGCTTAGGACAGCACAACAGAAGGGTCGGGTCGGAACTTACGGCCGGATTGGTGTTGGTGTTTTGTTGATTTTGCTCGCCACATCGTGGGGAGTCGGTCGAAATGAAATCTCATCTCAAGAAAACCATCTGATTGAGTTGAATCGCCAAATAGCGGAATTTCAGAACTCGGAAGCGTTTCACACATACAATCTCATCAAACGGCGCATTGCCATGGACCAGTCCTACCTCAACCAGATAAAGGAATCCCCGAGCTATCTGGCCCTGAATCTGAAGGAGCTGTCGCAACTGACGCCGGGCCCCGTAAAGTTGCTTTATCTTGACTACAAGCCCGATGAGAAAGATCAAAACCTTTACCTTCACGGGCTGGTTATATCGGACGACATCCCCCCCGAACTGATTCTCGCCGAGTTCGTGGAGAACCTGTCGGCATCACCGTTCTATGAAAATGTTAAAGTCGTAAGGCACGTGAAAAAGAAGATCGAGGGCCACTTCGAGATAGACTTCCAGCTCAACATGAAGGGGGTTGCATGAACCGGCTGGTCGTCACTTATGCGTCAATCGCCGTGGCACTGTGCTGCCTGTGGTTCTTCAGCATTTATGCTCCCGGTATCAAGGAGCGGGAAACGCTCAGTCTTCAGATAGTGGACGCCGAAAAACGATTGGCGGATTTCCAGCAGACTATTGCTGACTTACCCCTATATATAGCGAAGCACAAGAGCCTGCTGGAGCTTCGCAACGATCTTAACTCCCGGCTGTACACGAAGAAGGACGTGCTGAAGCTGTTTGACAAACTCAAAGAGGAAGCTTCCGTTCGAAACCTCGTAGTGACCGACATTACACCGCCGGTTGAGGAGCTGCTGTATCTGAACACGATTATTCCGGATTCCGGACAGCCGCAGTTTCTCAATATCGGACTGATTATCGAGGGTGATTATATCAATTTCGGTAAGTTCGTGCAGACGGTCGAACAGGCCGACTACTTTCGCGGCATTAACAGTTGTAAAATGTACGGGCATGCCGACGACAAGAGCAAAATCACCCTTCATTTCGGTTTCAAGGCGCTTCTTGGAAGTTTCAAGGACGAAGT includes:
- a CDS encoding prepilin-type N-terminal cleavage/methylation domain-containing protein is translated as MTSSHSKYSSAGGKLVQNGFTLIELVMIIVVLGVLAAVAVPKLGDVTESSKITATQKELATLKVAIAGNPDAIAGGKYVDRGFEGDVGFVPSQLQDLVSRPDSVSAYNKLTALGWNGPYIDSTDGNYLKDAWNVAYVYQPAGRRIISVGGSDSIIVGF
- the pilM gene encoding pilus assembly protein PilM, with the protein product MLKLDFWSKKKNPEGVPGSPPKPARPAFSMTKIRPKNSHFLGTTVSFCVDEHAIQMAAVRHVGKSRQVLDIKKEYFPRGQNDDKARKEKLLREIGDFASKYGGRRAKITLAVSSNETTFRSFLMPRMKKRELDSAVQFEVKKQIPFPAADCVYDYRPVFSIERDDNVRYKIGLQAATRRYIQEQLEPFEMLGLPVVQIYHTQDVIGQFLKHIPKFHEDKSYTLLNIGLKSTEISFYKGANLEFSHATAVSSNMLGAQPEMTKYEFFAELISNEIQTSLDYYAGQYSVSLHDKIYVYGDLAYSSELLELLNAKSGIELEPLPVANLTDLSTRDELQSEIFPVCLPVLAASTCQIALANLLPPELRTAQQKGRVGTYGRIGVGVLLILLATSWGVGRNEISSQENHLIELNRQIAEFQNSEAFHTYNLIKRRIAMDQSYLNQIKESPSYLALNLKELSQLTPGPVKLLYLDYKPDEKDQNLYLHGLVISDDIPPELILAEFVENLSASPFYENVKVVRHVKKKIEGHFEIDFQLNMKGVA